Genomic DNA from Halomonas sp. BDJS001:
CCAGTATTTTGCGTGAAATTACTGCTGTGACTTATCGCACGCACATTAGGTAGCCATTATGCATAAAGTCATTGCTTTCTATGATGATCGGGTGCTCGCTCACGAGCCCAATATTGACGCCGACTTTTTACCTCAACGAATCGATAAGCGCATTCGACATCTGCTTGCAGGGCTTCCTGTGCCATGGAAATACCCCGAACACCCCGGCCGCTTGAAAGCCATTCAGCACCTGCTGGAGAAAGCGCCCATTGCGGGCCTGCACATTGAAGGGGGCAGTGCGGCCACCCATGAACAGCTTGCCCGGGTGCATACCACGTCCTACCTAAGCGATATTTTTAGCCTACGCGGGAAAAATGCCTGGCTGGATGTGGATACCACAGCGGTCTCACCGGGTAGCGTCGATGCCGCCGAAGTCGCCGCGGGAACAGCCATTGCCGCAGTAGAAGCGGTCATGGAGAAACGCGCTAAAAGTGCTTTTGCCCTTGTGCGCCCGCCTGGGCACCACGCGGAGCCTGTTCGCGCCCGGGGCTTTTGTTTATTCAATAATGTGGCGGTCGCCGCAGCCCATGCGCGCAGCGCACTGGGTTGTGAACGAGTACTGATTGTTGATTGGGACGCCCATCACGGTAATGGCACCCAGGATATTTTTTGGGCAGAGCCCGACGTAATGTTTTTCGATATTCACCGCGCCGCGCCCTTCTATCCCGGCTCAGGCCACCTGGAAGAGGTGGGCGCCGGTTTAGCTGAAGGCACCACGATTAATGTTCCGTTACCGGCTGGCGCTGGCGACGAAGCGTACCTCAAGGCATTTCGTGACATTCTTGCCCCGGCCGCAGCCTGGTTCAAGCCCGACATCATTTTAGTCTCAGCAGGATTTGACTCCCACTGGCACGATCTAGCCCTCAATGTTTCCTATGACGGCTT
This window encodes:
- a CDS encoding histone deacetylase; protein product: MHKVIAFYDDRVLAHEPNIDADFLPQRIDKRIRHLLAGLPVPWKYPEHPGRLKAIQHLLEKAPIAGLHIEGGSAATHEQLARVHTTSYLSDIFSLRGKNAWLDVDTTAVSPGSVDAAEVAAGTAIAAVEAVMEKRAKSAFALVRPPGHHAEPVRARGFCLFNNVAVAAAHARSALGCERVLIVDWDAHHGNGTQDIFWAEPDVMFFDIHRAAPFYPGSGHLEEVGAGLAEGTTINVPLPAGAGDEAYLKAFRDILAPAAAWFKPDIILVSAGFDSHWHDLALNVSYDGFGALTGFMQQLAEQHCDGRLVFVLEGGYNLESLANGTRAVLSVLAGNTAPVPDTCGVAEVQAAADFHRSAFQSE